A part of Mycobacterium sp. SMC-4 genomic DNA contains:
- a CDS encoding PPE domain-containing protein, giving the protein MPPGAYQAEPPELTSAQFWLGPGASTFFASGANLQALAGAIIGMLGGHVAVEGAMAASWPSLSGEIARLAHLPHLAWLGSVGAMIAEAGIAVDATAAAFETAKFSTPQPGEVALNQSEHVALNGANFLGMLTPLILANRADYGRMWVQGVSSKYAYEAGSVPLQTVPPLPPPPPSTVSGSGGGSPESLEKTAAEAGLPMEGMFQQLTSILPAIGQVPMSVMQSAGSGGPLKSVTELPQQMLGQLGSLASATDLNPDAGLDAVGGGSDWVTATPLAGGAVNASLAGGGGGGGLGGAGTLSAASALRSPGSWSSAVSAAGSVGGEATSRFSEVRAQATTVPASAGGGMGGMMAPMAHGAAAAGAQNNNENKTAQTDSSQVLASAADLFRSPDAMPVITGGGGLSQAAGPGGKEAPV; this is encoded by the coding sequence ATGCCGCCGGGGGCTTATCAAGCCGAACCGCCCGAGTTGACCTCGGCCCAATTCTGGCTTGGCCCTGGAGCCTCGACGTTTTTTGCCTCCGGTGCCAACCTGCAGGCGCTGGCCGGGGCGATCATCGGGATGCTCGGCGGCCACGTCGCGGTCGAGGGGGCCATGGCGGCGAGCTGGCCGTCGCTCAGCGGCGAGATTGCCCGCTTGGCGCACCTGCCGCACTTGGCCTGGTTGGGTTCGGTGGGCGCGATGATCGCCGAAGCGGGCATCGCGGTGGATGCGACCGCTGCGGCGTTTGAAACAGCAAAGTTCAGCACGCCGCAGCCAGGCGAGGTCGCGCTGAACCAGTCCGAACACGTCGCGCTCAACGGCGCCAACTTCCTGGGCATGCTGACCCCCCTGATTCTGGCGAACCGCGCCGACTACGGGCGCATGTGGGTTCAGGGCGTGTCCAGCAAGTACGCCTACGAAGCCGGATCGGTGCCACTGCAGACAGTGCCGCCCTTGCCGCCCCCGCCACCGTCGACGGTGAGCGGATCCGGGGGCGGTTCACCGGAGTCCTTGGAGAAGACGGCTGCCGAAGCTGGTCTCCCGATGGAGGGCATGTTCCAACAGCTGACGAGCATCCTTCCGGCGATTGGGCAGGTGCCGATGTCGGTGATGCAGTCGGCCGGCAGTGGAGGTCCGCTCAAGAGCGTGACCGAGCTGCCCCAGCAGATGCTCGGCCAGCTCGGGTCGCTGGCCTCTGCAACCGACTTGAATCCCGACGCGGGCCTCGATGCCGTCGGCGGGGGTTCTGACTGGGTGACCGCAACGCCCCTGGCCGGGGGTGCGGTAAATGCGTCGTTGGCCGGCGGCGGGGGTGGCGGTGGCCTTGGCGGTGCGGGCACCCTTTCTGCGGCCTCCGCATTGCGCAGCCCCGGTTCCTGGTCCTCAGCGGTCAGTGCCGCGGGATCGGTGGGCGGGGAGGCCACTTCGCGATTCAGCGAGGTTCGCGCCCAGGCGACCACCGTTCCGGCATCAGCCGGTGGCGGTATGGGCGGCATGATGGCGCCCATGGCTCACGGCGCGGCCGCTGCTGGAGCTCAGAACAACAACGAGAACAAGACGGCGCAGACCGATTCCAGCCAGGTTCTGGCCTCTGCTGCCGATCTGTTCCGATCGCCCGATGCCATGCCGGTGATTACCGGGGGAGGGGGCCTTTCCCAGGCCGCCGGTCCCGGAGGCAAGGAGGCGCCGGTGTGA
- the eccCb gene encoding type VII secretion protein EccCb — protein sequence MVRVSPVVEAGLAFAAAPDVMPLVEAEVLARAVAAWEPEDAATRFVAERAADARAGQDFLDLFQIEDARVWDPHALWSQQTVTSRLRAPLGKNPTTGKTVWLDLKEGAEGGMGPHGMLTGATGSGKSETLVSFCLGIAMLHPPETLQMILGDFKGETAMMKLAALPHCQGVVSNLAGSTARLDRFEDMINGETARRETLLSQAGYKDVRDYERARATTRPDLPPLGTLLIVLDEFSELLRIRPKVAETFDVVARKGRGLWMHILNASQRVETGRMAGMIAQQTYSIGLKVKDASQSRAAINSTRAYEDLKGAPEGTGFLVFDDEHTLFRSYYVSAPFIPPVAGKQQRRRQAGQYIDPRPFSAAIQPLPLDIEVGEDPQDSAGEEISAEQMSVDADTVVSVLVERLAAAGRTTRAMHQLYLPPLDETPVLAVDDVAQEFWGRDWLDVSPDSGLVVPYAREDDPFDHSQKLLSVDLSGSKGNAAIIGATQSGKSTALQTLMVNLAVSHSPQRVQFYGIDLGGGKLQSMSMLPHVSGIAGQGNEERITRIISEVERLLTARVRSWELAGIDLAEFRARKFAGKPGEVPEDDHGDIFLIVDNLSALKIRDQDLYSRISELGASSALNYGVHLLITNDQWISLPYNLNSKFGTRIELRMTDYRESEMGDRERAKTVPDQPGRGLKQGGLHFLMSAPVATATYANSSAAQTYEQSAVETTCGLIAQSWQQQGVPAALPLPELPTELAFDQLGEVPAGTLKLGVGEIALDTIGVDLTAAPNFYVVGSSGSGRTTVMRTLVTAIQQTFTPEQAKIIAFDPDLKLAAYIDAPYLAVHVDNPSADVGAIAASIAQRFTTHRRPPENATALERAQWRFSGPRYFIVIDDLNLFNAPGSTTQSRLMPALEPVIERGRQMGVHILASLNISGWMATSAHNKMVVAMDRAGAGVLILDGSPADGAIVDKIRAAPRAPGRGELVYRKLGRQLMQVSLPPARESHQDHGDDSW from the coding sequence ATGGTTCGGGTATCGCCGGTGGTTGAAGCCGGCCTTGCGTTCGCGGCCGCACCGGACGTCATGCCGTTGGTGGAGGCTGAGGTGTTGGCCCGTGCGGTGGCCGCCTGGGAGCCCGAGGATGCCGCGACCCGGTTCGTGGCCGAACGTGCCGCCGACGCGCGGGCGGGACAAGATTTCCTGGACTTGTTTCAGATTGAGGATGCCCGCGTGTGGGATCCGCACGCGCTGTGGTCTCAGCAGACTGTGACAAGCCGACTGCGCGCTCCTTTGGGGAAGAATCCCACGACCGGTAAAACGGTGTGGCTAGACCTCAAGGAAGGCGCCGAGGGCGGCATGGGGCCGCACGGCATGCTGACCGGGGCCACGGGGTCAGGCAAGTCGGAGACTCTGGTGTCGTTCTGCTTGGGGATTGCGATGCTGCACCCGCCTGAGACATTGCAGATGATCTTGGGCGACTTCAAGGGCGAGACGGCGATGATGAAACTCGCTGCGCTTCCGCACTGCCAAGGAGTGGTGTCGAACTTGGCCGGATCCACCGCGCGGCTCGACCGGTTCGAAGACATGATCAATGGTGAGACCGCCCGGCGGGAAACACTTCTCAGTCAAGCGGGCTACAAGGACGTCCGCGATTATGAGCGTGCACGGGCCACCACCCGTCCCGATCTGCCGCCGTTGGGGACCTTGCTGATCGTGTTGGACGAGTTCAGCGAACTGCTGCGGATTCGCCCGAAGGTGGCCGAGACATTTGATGTCGTGGCGCGGAAGGGGCGCGGTCTGTGGATGCATATCCTCAACGCCTCGCAGCGCGTGGAGACTGGTCGGATGGCCGGCATGATCGCCCAGCAGACGTACTCGATCGGTTTGAAGGTCAAAGACGCCAGCCAATCACGTGCGGCGATCAACTCCACCCGTGCCTACGAGGACCTCAAGGGCGCACCGGAGGGCACCGGCTTTCTGGTCTTCGACGATGAGCACACCCTGTTTCGGTCGTACTACGTGTCAGCACCCTTCATCCCCCCGGTGGCGGGAAAGCAGCAGCGGCGGCGGCAGGCCGGCCAGTACATCGATCCTCGGCCGTTCAGCGCCGCGATTCAGCCGTTACCGCTGGACATCGAGGTCGGGGAAGATCCGCAAGATAGTGCTGGCGAGGAGATCTCCGCTGAACAGATGAGCGTGGACGCCGACACCGTGGTGTCGGTACTGGTCGAGCGGCTCGCCGCTGCGGGCCGTACCACCCGCGCGATGCACCAGTTGTATCTGCCGCCTTTGGACGAGACCCCGGTACTGGCTGTCGATGATGTGGCCCAGGAGTTCTGGGGACGGGACTGGCTTGATGTCTCACCCGATTCCGGGTTGGTCGTTCCCTACGCCCGAGAGGACGACCCGTTCGACCACAGTCAGAAGTTGCTCAGCGTCGACCTGTCGGGAAGTAAGGGCAACGCCGCCATCATCGGGGCGACGCAGAGCGGCAAATCGACTGCGCTGCAGACGCTTATGGTCAACCTTGCGGTCTCGCATAGCCCTCAACGTGTGCAGTTCTACGGGATCGATCTTGGTGGCGGCAAGCTGCAGAGCATGTCAATGCTGCCGCATGTCAGCGGCATCGCCGGGCAAGGCAACGAGGAACGGATCACGCGGATCATCAGCGAGGTCGAACGGTTGCTTACCGCCCGAGTTCGCAGTTGGGAACTGGCCGGGATCGATCTGGCCGAGTTCCGCGCCCGCAAGTTCGCCGGCAAACCTGGCGAGGTTCCCGAGGATGACCACGGCGACATCTTTTTGATTGTGGACAACCTGTCGGCGCTCAAGATCAGAGACCAGGACCTGTACTCCCGGATCAGCGAACTGGGTGCGTCCTCAGCGCTGAACTACGGGGTCCACCTGCTGATCACCAATGATCAGTGGATCAGCTTGCCCTACAACCTCAATAGCAAGTTCGGCACTCGCATCGAGCTGCGGATGACCGATTACCGCGAATCGGAGATGGGCGATCGGGAACGGGCCAAGACGGTCCCCGACCAGCCTGGCCGCGGGCTCAAGCAGGGTGGGCTGCACTTCTTGATGAGTGCACCTGTGGCCACTGCGACCTATGCCAACTCCTCGGCTGCGCAAACGTACGAGCAGTCCGCGGTGGAAACCACCTGCGGGTTGATCGCGCAGTCGTGGCAACAGCAAGGCGTTCCTGCGGCCCTGCCGCTGCCTGAACTGCCCACCGAACTGGCATTTGACCAGCTTGGCGAGGTGCCAGCGGGCACACTGAAGCTAGGTGTCGGTGAGATCGCGCTGGACACGATCGGAGTGGATCTGACCGCAGCGCCCAACTTCTATGTGGTGGGCAGTAGTGGTTCGGGCCGCACCACGGTGATGCGCACGCTGGTGACAGCGATCCAGCAGACCTTCACCCCCGAACAGGCCAAGATCATTGCCTTCGACCCCGATCTGAAGTTGGCCGCTTACATCGACGCGCCCTATCTGGCAGTGCACGTGGATAACCCGTCGGCCGACGTCGGCGCTATCGCGGCGAGCATCGCTCAGCGGTTCACCACACATCGTCGCCCACCCGAGAACGCCACCGCGTTGGAGCGGGCGCAATGGCGCTTCAGCGGCCCCCGCTACTTCATCGTGATCGACGACCTCAACCTGTTCAATGCGCCCGGTTCCACCACGCAGTCACGGCTGATGCCCGCGTTGGAGCCAGTGATCGAGCGCGGCAGGCAAATGGGCGTCCACATCCTGGCCAGCCTCAACATCTCCGGATGGATGGCAACCAGTGCCCACAACAAAATGGTGGTCGCCATGGACCGTGCGGGGGCGGGAGTTTTGATCCTGGACGGCAGCCCCGCCGACGGGGCCATCGTGGACAAGATCCGCGCCGCACCGCGGGCACCTGGACGCGGTGAACTGGTGTATCGCAAGCTGGGACGGCAACTAATGCAGGTGTCGCTGCCGCCAGCGCGGGAATCTCACCAGGACCATGGGGACGATTCATGGTGA
- a CDS encoding cell division protein FtsK encodes MTKKGFDKEKPPAPMLPTRTVTMPEIGEISRPPQPRPPVWVWVLVFVVAVIVLLVIMIRTGARSIGLGGMIFMPLMAFSLLMMMRNRGSGANEKTKPAALNQTRVDYLRNLDELRDEVAVGAKEQAAEISYHHPDPCNGSLLTVVGTGRMWERRPTDRNFGHVRIGRGMTGLNTIINPPQKVPPPEYRETSTAIAARDFLLEQNVVHDVGRPLHLFDQIGWAFFAEEDQRPLVQGTLRALVCQLCVFHGPDVVRLAVITDDPAAWDWAKWWPHIADPELVDACGPARMIYSDVGEFMERFGEQWRSRSLWSPPMEGQPRADDHWVIVVDMPGANCAPLLGSSGFAGVAVLEATNDYYSPLATSATAMKFDAVGNLLRAREVV; translated from the coding sequence ATGACAAAGAAGGGTTTCGACAAGGAGAAACCGCCGGCACCGATGCTGCCGACACGTACCGTTACGATGCCCGAGATCGGGGAAATCTCCCGGCCGCCGCAGCCTCGACCGCCGGTCTGGGTGTGGGTGCTGGTCTTTGTCGTCGCGGTGATCGTGTTGCTGGTCATCATGATTCGCACCGGTGCCCGCTCGATCGGATTGGGCGGCATGATCTTCATGCCGCTCATGGCGTTCTCGCTGTTGATGATGATGCGTAATCGAGGTAGCGGGGCGAATGAGAAGACCAAGCCGGCCGCGCTCAACCAGACCAGGGTGGACTATCTACGCAATTTGGATGAATTGCGCGACGAGGTGGCAGTCGGAGCCAAGGAGCAGGCTGCAGAAATCTCCTACCACCATCCCGACCCGTGCAACGGGTCACTGCTTACTGTGGTGGGCACCGGGCGCATGTGGGAGAGACGTCCCACCGACCGGAACTTCGGCCATGTGCGGATCGGGCGGGGTATGACCGGGCTCAACACCATCATCAACCCGCCGCAGAAGGTTCCGCCGCCGGAGTACCGAGAAACCTCGACGGCGATTGCTGCGCGAGATTTCTTGTTGGAACAGAACGTTGTGCACGATGTTGGCCGTCCGCTGCATCTTTTCGACCAGATCGGGTGGGCCTTCTTTGCCGAGGAGGACCAACGGCCGCTGGTGCAGGGCACGTTGCGGGCACTGGTCTGCCAATTGTGCGTGTTTCACGGTCCCGACGTGGTGCGCCTGGCGGTCATTACCGATGACCCAGCGGCCTGGGATTGGGCCAAGTGGTGGCCGCACATTGCTGACCCTGAGTTGGTCGATGCGTGCGGGCCGGCGCGGATGATCTACAGCGATGTAGGGGAGTTCATGGAACGCTTCGGCGAGCAGTGGCGCAGCCGCTCCCTGTGGTCACCGCCGATGGAGGGTCAACCCCGCGCTGATGACCATTGGGTGATCGTGGTGGACATGCCCGGCGCCAACTGCGCTCCACTGTTGGGGAGCTCCGGTTTCGCCGGGGTGGCGGTGCTGGAGGCCACCAATGACTACTACTCGCCGCTGGCGACCTCAGCCACCGCGATGAAGTTCGATGCCGTCGGAAATCTGCTGCGGGCCAGGGAGGTTGTCTAG
- the eccB gene encoding type VII secretion protein EccB: protein MQESENSHRAERRRGGTGLTYASLEQVAAWRFLWHRMAVAVARHSVRLVHDPSKNYGAAATVGVVIGALALGVCFVLAWLRPAGQIGNAKLVADRGSGALYVDVNGTMHPALNLASARLILGQDASPTLVPMAQIEQRPIGPTVGIAGAPNDLVAHTPTETGWGLCDTVGTPGRLVVPRVTALTGLPELGEWAHEMHSPEAVLMSYGGNNFLVTDGHRSMLDLADKPVMLALGLQAGNLRPTPMSRALYEALIPTAPLRVPDVPSPGGPVGYASTALPVVSGSVIKSQSAAGTDQFFVALPAGLQLIPETVALMLHNANVSGKGKVLDVPAPVVTAAPQAVGFDITMYPNGPIKLLDKAAEPVTCVLWRKDSGAPQATVTTVSGRRLPIPQGDESRVIKMVSARSGQQSADEVYLGRQSANFVQVTGVEPDSKRSESLWWIGQSGVRFGIETSDKQQDPRSALGIKDSTPTPAPWAVVRWLPAGPALSRQAAMVEHDTLAANPAAAPMREKGAGQ, encoded by the coding sequence GTGCAGGAGTCGGAAAACAGCCACCGGGCCGAGCGCCGCCGCGGTGGCACCGGTCTGACGTACGCGTCCCTGGAACAGGTCGCTGCCTGGCGGTTTCTGTGGCATCGGATGGCGGTGGCAGTGGCCCGCCACTCGGTTCGGCTGGTCCACGATCCATCGAAGAACTACGGTGCGGCGGCCACAGTCGGAGTGGTGATCGGAGCCTTGGCGCTGGGAGTGTGCTTCGTGTTGGCCTGGCTGCGTCCGGCCGGGCAAATCGGCAACGCCAAGCTGGTGGCTGATCGCGGCAGCGGCGCCCTCTACGTCGATGTCAACGGCACCATGCACCCGGCGCTGAACCTCGCCTCGGCGCGGCTGATCCTCGGCCAGGACGCGTCCCCGACGCTGGTGCCGATGGCGCAGATCGAGCAGCGCCCGATTGGTCCGACCGTCGGGATCGCGGGAGCCCCCAACGATCTGGTGGCGCATACCCCGACCGAGACCGGGTGGGGATTGTGCGACACCGTCGGCACGCCGGGAAGGCTCGTTGTTCCTCGGGTGACCGCGTTGACCGGGTTGCCGGAGTTGGGTGAATGGGCCCACGAGATGCACTCCCCGGAGGCGGTGCTGATGTCCTACGGCGGCAACAACTTCTTGGTGACCGACGGGCATCGGTCCATGCTCGACTTGGCCGACAAGCCAGTCATGCTCGCGTTGGGGTTGCAGGCGGGCAATCTGCGACCTACGCCGATGTCACGGGCGCTGTATGAGGCGTTGATTCCCACGGCTCCGCTGCGAGTTCCCGATGTCCCCTCGCCAGGCGGTCCAGTCGGATACGCCTCGACGGCGCTGCCGGTGGTGTCGGGATCGGTGATCAAGTCCCAATCCGCAGCCGGTACCGACCAATTCTTCGTGGCGTTGCCGGCGGGCCTGCAACTGATTCCCGAAACCGTCGCGCTGATGTTGCATAACGCAAACGTGTCGGGGAAAGGCAAGGTTCTCGATGTGCCCGCCCCGGTGGTCACCGCTGCTCCGCAGGCCGTCGGGTTCGACATCACGATGTATCCCAACGGGCCGATCAAACTGTTGGACAAGGCCGCCGAACCGGTCACCTGCGTGCTGTGGCGCAAGGATTCCGGGGCACCGCAGGCCACGGTGACCACCGTTTCGGGGCGGCGGTTGCCGATCCCGCAAGGCGATGAGTCGCGAGTGATCAAGATGGTCTCGGCGCGATCGGGCCAACAGTCCGCCGACGAGGTGTACCTGGGGCGGCAAAGCGCGAACTTCGTTCAGGTCACCGGTGTCGAACCGGACTCCAAGCGCAGTGAGTCGCTGTGGTGGATCGGCCAGAGCGGGGTGCGCTTCGGTATCGAGACCTCAGATAAACAACAAGATCCGCGTTCGGCGTTGGGCATCAAGGACTCGACGCCCACCCCCGCCCCGTGGGCGGTGGTTCGCTGGCTTCCGGCGGGACCAGCGTTGTCGCGGCAAGCCGCGATGGTCGAGCACGACACGTTGGCGGCCAACCCAGCAGCCGCACCGATGCGGGAGAAAGGCGCAGGGCAATGA
- a CDS encoding transglycosylase SLT domain-containing protein — translation MSVEGFVRAAGGVMGQARDGFGTGVGVLLPVPPLVPVPPPTITPGEGQAADGQQDAASQANNATAALSSLDDTGRADLDASVASAAGGRVNMEAIIGQAVADVHALGLSTGTPEGKRALIAAIKTRLEETRGTVETGSGEAGTHAAAANANAAGYGDVAGLTRPAGMPANPLGAMPMGGGMPMGGGMPAGGGGMPGFGSPLSGLSGLTAPFTQAAKSVSGGGSGSASDGAGRPKAAVSPAAKIPLSAVRYDRQDFPMGKDAYRKYISEALDVMGVDDPKARARWTTGLMTAAARESSFNPLAVNTYDINATRLSGSGPDGFPAGSSRGGVQTIPETFASFHQPGTSTNIYEPVANICASMNYVMSRYGVDPSGSNLSKVAQFNPNSAGGGY, via the coding sequence ATGTCGGTGGAGGGGTTTGTGCGTGCGGCCGGGGGTGTGATGGGGCAGGCGCGGGATGGGTTCGGGACCGGGGTCGGGGTGTTGTTGCCGGTGCCGCCGTTGGTTCCGGTGCCGCCGCCGACGATCACTCCGGGTGAGGGCCAGGCCGCTGACGGCCAGCAGGACGCCGCCTCGCAGGCCAATAACGCCACCGCAGCGTTGAGCAGTCTCGATGACACCGGTCGCGCCGACCTCGACGCGTCGGTGGCCTCGGCTGCGGGGGGCCGGGTGAATATGGAGGCGATCATCGGTCAAGCGGTGGCCGATGTGCACGCTCTGGGGTTGAGCACCGGCACTCCGGAGGGCAAGCGAGCGCTGATCGCGGCGATCAAGACTCGGTTGGAGGAGACGCGCGGCACGGTGGAAACCGGCAGCGGCGAGGCGGGGACCCATGCCGCGGCCGCGAATGCCAACGCCGCCGGGTACGGAGATGTCGCTGGCCTGACCCGGCCGGCGGGGATGCCCGCCAACCCGCTGGGCGCCATGCCGATGGGCGGCGGGATGCCGATGGGCGGTGGGATGCCAGCCGGTGGTGGCGGAATGCCCGGATTCGGCTCCCCACTGTCCGGCTTGTCCGGCCTGACCGCACCCTTCACCCAAGCCGCCAAGTCCGTCAGCGGTGGGGGCAGCGGTAGTGCCTCGGACGGCGCGGGGCGGCCGAAGGCCGCCGTATCGCCGGCGGCGAAGATCCCTCTGAGTGCGGTGCGCTATGACCGTCAAGACTTCCCGATGGGCAAGGACGCCTACCGCAAGTACATCAGCGAGGCTCTCGATGTCATGGGGGTCGATGATCCAAAGGCGCGGGCCCGGTGGACGACCGGACTCATGACGGCTGCGGCGCGGGAGTCCAGTTTCAATCCGCTGGCGGTGAACACCTACGACATCAACGCGACTCGCTTGTCTGGCAGTGGACCCGACGGGTTCCCGGCGGGGTCGTCGCGTGGCGGCGTGCAGACGATTCCCGAGACCTTCGCCAGCTTTCATCAGCCGGGGACCTCAACGAACATCTATGAGCCGGTGGCCAATATCTGCGCCTCGATGAACTACGTGATGAGTCGGTATGGCGTTGATCCCAGCGGTTCGAACCTGTCGAAGGTCGCACAGTTCAACCCGAATTCGGCGGGCGGTGGTTACTGA
- a CDS encoding DUF4226 domain-containing protein, which yields MSWDIVGKAVETVISNAIGGIIRLGPLLTVPSLPASSGPGQSGGADSPPPPPAPPAEAEGPAAEAAKEEARRMGEMLEQLVELDNAGISVEDVAAAGEAGRKELEDIRADVNAKITEMKADGSLYTVEGQKALMEFIKTRLEEAKDIIEKAAADSEDKAAEAEQNGNNYGGVGTPVDGGGSHDHGAASGNDAAVEDDSAEEAATTPAGILGQPGLGMGMPMGGGMPLGGGLPGFGGGGGGLPGFGGGGLPSGLIEPLAAGLSGLGEQEPVEPLELKDDDAHGPDDAEGPELKDEHGGPDGDAAAEDAGDAAAAEDDEAAQTQAAAADQSGQQAETLEPPAKSTDVQLPDESVTEARTAQGAAAVRAALNGTPVAEAWQQAAGVALPPAGTPVTEPVPPTQLKAGDVGMWKDHMVMALGSGKVLVSGQVQPLESVSSGPDFLGWFDPTAAAGKTGSPTSAPTAD from the coding sequence ATGTCGTGGGACATTGTCGGCAAAGCCGTCGAGACGGTTATCTCGAACGCCATCGGTGGAATCATCCGGCTCGGTCCGTTGCTGACGGTGCCGTCGTTGCCGGCTTCCTCGGGACCAGGACAGTCGGGCGGGGCTGATAGCCCGCCGCCTCCGCCAGCGCCGCCAGCGGAGGCCGAAGGGCCGGCGGCCGAGGCCGCCAAAGAGGAAGCCCGGCGGATGGGCGAGATGCTGGAGCAGTTGGTCGAACTCGACAACGCCGGGATCAGCGTTGAAGACGTGGCCGCTGCCGGGGAGGCCGGGCGCAAGGAGCTTGAGGATATTCGCGCCGATGTGAACGCCAAGATCACCGAGATGAAGGCCGACGGTTCGCTGTACACCGTGGAGGGCCAGAAGGCGTTGATGGAGTTCATCAAGACACGCCTTGAGGAGGCCAAGGACATCATCGAGAAGGCCGCTGCGGATTCCGAGGACAAGGCTGCTGAGGCTGAACAGAATGGCAATAACTACGGCGGTGTGGGCACCCCTGTCGATGGGGGAGGCTCGCACGATCACGGCGCCGCGAGCGGCAATGATGCTGCGGTAGAAGATGATTCCGCTGAGGAAGCCGCGACGACGCCAGCGGGGATACTTGGTCAACCGGGTCTGGGCATGGGTATGCCGATGGGCGGCGGCATGCCGCTGGGCGGCGGCTTACCTGGCTTTGGTGGCGGCGGGGGTGGGCTCCCCGGTTTCGGTGGCGGTGGGTTGCCGTCGGGCCTGATTGAGCCGTTGGCGGCGGGTTTGTCTGGTCTTGGTGAGCAGGAGCCGGTGGAACCGCTGGAGCTCAAAGACGACGACGCTCATGGCCCAGACGATGCCGAGGGTCCCGAACTCAAGGATGAGCACGGCGGTCCTGATGGTGATGCGGCTGCCGAGGACGCGGGCGATGCCGCAGCGGCTGAGGACGATGAAGCGGCGCAGACTCAGGCCGCTGCTGCAGACCAGTCGGGGCAGCAAGCCGAGACGCTGGAGCCGCCGGCCAAGTCCACCGATGTGCAGTTGCCTGATGAATCGGTGACCGAAGCTCGCACAGCGCAAGGTGCGGCGGCGGTGCGGGCGGCCCTCAACGGCACCCCGGTGGCTGAGGCATGGCAGCAGGCCGCTGGTGTGGCGTTGCCGCCGGCGGGCACGCCGGTGACCGAACCGGTCCCGCCCACCCAGCTCAAGGCCGGTGATGTGGGCATGTGGAAGGACCACATGGTGATGGCGTTGGGCAGCGGCAAGGTGTTGGTGTCCGGGCAGGTGCAACCGTTGGAGAGTGTGAGTTCTGGCCCTGATTTCTTGGGATGGTTCGATCCGACTGCCGCAGCTGGCAAGACGGGGTCGCCTACCTCGGCGCCCACCGCTGACTGA